One genomic segment of Actinoplanes ianthinogenes includes these proteins:
- the fabF gene encoding beta-ketoacyl-ACP synthase II translates to MSTVDVVVTGLGATTPLGGDVVSTWDAMLAGRSGVRTLTEEWAGQLPVRIGARLAVEPSEVIERVRMRRLDRSEAMAIIAAKQAWADAGLEGVELDQERLAVSFGSGIGGAITLLDQDDILEQSGPRRVSPHTVPMLMPNGPAAYVGLEFGAKAGVRAMASACATGAEAIALGLDLIKAGRADVVVAGSTEAVIHPLPIAGFASMRAMSTRNDEPERASRPWDKNRDGFVLGEGSGAIILERADHAAARGARVYARLAGAGVTSDGYDIVQPDPECRGGIRAMQMALRDAGLTGADIKHVNAHATSTPAGDMGEIKGIRAALGDHPVVTSTKSMTGHLLGAAGALESIATILAIRDNIVPPTINLDDPDERLDLDVAAHKPRQLDIPAALNNSFGFGGHNVALVFARP, encoded by the coding sequence ATGAGCACTGTAGACGTCGTCGTCACCGGGCTCGGCGCGACGACCCCGCTGGGCGGGGACGTCGTGTCCACTTGGGACGCCATGCTTGCCGGCCGCTCCGGAGTGCGAACTCTCACCGAGGAGTGGGCCGGCCAGCTGCCCGTGCGCATCGGCGCTCGACTGGCCGTCGAGCCGTCGGAGGTCATCGAGCGGGTCCGGATGCGCCGCCTGGACCGCAGTGAGGCGATGGCCATCATCGCCGCGAAGCAGGCCTGGGCGGACGCCGGACTGGAGGGCGTCGAGCTGGATCAGGAGCGCCTCGCGGTCAGCTTCGGCAGTGGCATCGGCGGGGCGATCACCCTGCTGGACCAGGACGACATCCTGGAGCAGTCGGGACCGCGGCGGGTCAGCCCGCACACGGTGCCGATGCTGATGCCGAACGGCCCGGCCGCCTACGTGGGGCTGGAGTTCGGCGCCAAGGCCGGCGTCCGGGCGATGGCCAGCGCGTGCGCCACCGGCGCCGAGGCGATCGCCCTGGGCCTCGACCTGATCAAGGCCGGACGGGCCGACGTGGTGGTGGCCGGCAGCACCGAGGCCGTCATCCACCCGCTGCCGATCGCCGGTTTCGCCTCGATGCGCGCGATGTCGACGCGCAACGACGAGCCGGAGCGGGCCTCCCGCCCGTGGGACAAGAACCGGGATGGCTTCGTCCTCGGTGAGGGTTCCGGCGCGATCATCCTGGAGCGGGCCGACCACGCGGCCGCGCGCGGTGCCCGGGTCTACGCCCGGCTGGCCGGCGCGGGCGTCACCTCGGACGGCTACGACATCGTCCAGCCCGACCCGGAGTGCCGGGGCGGGATCCGGGCGATGCAGATGGCGCTGCGCGACGCCGGTCTGACCGGCGCCGACATCAAGCACGTCAACGCCCACGCGACCTCGACCCCGGCCGGTGACATGGGTGAGATCAAGGGCATCAGGGCCGCTCTCGGTGACCACCCGGTGGTCACGTCGACCAAGTCGATGACCGGGCACCTGCTGGGCGCGGCCGGCGCGCTGGAGTCGATCGCCACCATCCTGGCGATCCGCGACAACATCGTTCCCCCGACCATCAACCTCGACGACCCGGACGAGCGGCTGGACCTCGACGTGGCGGCGCACAAGCCCCGCCAGCTCGACATCCCGGCCGCGCTCAACAACTCGTTCGGTTTCGGCGGCCACAACGTGGCCCTGGTCTTCGCGCGCCCCTGA
- a CDS encoding acyl carrier protein, which produces MATREEITSGLAEILEEVAGVNPDDVAESKSFTDDLDVDSLSMVEVVVAAEEKFGVKIPDNEVQNLKTVGDAVTYIEANH; this is translated from the coding sequence ATGGCTACTCGCGAAGAGATCACCTCTGGCCTCGCCGAGATCCTCGAGGAGGTCGCCGGGGTGAACCCGGACGACGTCGCCGAGAGCAAGTCCTTCACCGACGACCTGGACGTCGACTCGCTGTCGATGGTCGAGGTCGTGGTGGCCGCCGAGGAGAAGTTCGGCGTCAAGATCCCGGACAACGAGGTGCAGAACCTCAAGACCGTCGGTGACGCGGTCACCTACATCGAGGCGAACCACTGA
- a CDS encoding beta-ketoacyl-ACP synthase III produces MAGSRIVAMGHYQPSRVVTNEDLTKTLDTNDEWIRDRVGIAERRIADGETVADMATYAAEKALAASGLSAADIDLVVVATCSSIDRCPNVATRVASKLGIVAPAAYDLNTACSGFSYAMASADHAIRAGAARNAIVIGAEKLSDVTDWSDRTTAVLFGDAAGAAVVTGVTAEDEVGVGPVLWGSAPDKGDVLRIEGWQPYIKQEGQIVFRWATTALAPFAIEACRRAGVEPSDLAAFVPHQANTRIIDGIVKRLGLGPDAIVAKDLVESGNTSAASVPLALSKLIERREVPSGAPVLLFGFGGGLTYAGQVVRCP; encoded by the coding sequence ATCGCGGGTTCCCGCATCGTCGCGATGGGTCACTACCAGCCCTCGCGCGTGGTGACGAACGAAGACCTCACCAAGACCCTGGACACCAACGACGAGTGGATCCGGGACCGGGTGGGCATCGCCGAGCGGCGGATCGCCGACGGCGAGACGGTCGCCGACATGGCCACCTACGCCGCGGAGAAGGCGCTCGCGGCGTCCGGGCTCTCGGCCGCCGACATCGACCTGGTGGTCGTCGCCACCTGCTCGTCGATCGACCGCTGCCCGAACGTGGCGACCCGGGTGGCGAGCAAGCTCGGCATCGTCGCCCCGGCGGCGTACGACCTGAACACCGCCTGCTCCGGCTTCTCGTACGCGATGGCCAGCGCCGACCACGCGATCCGCGCCGGCGCCGCCCGCAACGCGATCGTGATCGGCGCGGAGAAGCTCTCCGACGTCACCGACTGGTCCGACCGGACCACCGCCGTGCTCTTCGGCGACGCGGCCGGCGCGGCCGTGGTGACCGGGGTGACCGCCGAGGACGAGGTCGGCGTCGGACCGGTGCTCTGGGGCTCCGCCCCGGACAAGGGTGACGTGCTGCGGATCGAGGGCTGGCAGCCGTACATCAAGCAGGAGGGCCAGATCGTCTTCCGCTGGGCGACCACCGCGCTCGCCCCGTTCGCCATCGAGGCGTGCCGCCGGGCCGGCGTCGAGCCGTCCGACCTGGCCGCCTTCGTGCCGCACCAGGCCAACACCCGGATCATCGACGGCATCGTGAAGCGGCTGGGCCTGGGCCCGGACGCGATCGTCGCCAAGGACCTGGTCGAGTCCGGCAACACCTCGGCGGCCAGTGTGCCGCTGGCCCTGTCCAAGCTGATCGAGCGCCGCGAGGTGCCCTCCGGGGCGCCGGTGCTGCTGTTCGGCTTCGGCGGCGGCCTGACCTATGCGGGTCAGGTCGTCCGCTGCCCGTAA
- a CDS encoding PucR family transcriptional regulator: protein MAESRSTESAPESPANPLQPATLRRIERHAGALASSAVARMEETLPWFRALPADQRSWVMLVAQAGVRSLVEWLRSGATVAASTQEISDEVFAAAPRALARAITLTQTVQLIKVTIDVAEAEVPGFAAKGEDDLLLQAILRFSREIAFSAARVYARAAESRGAWDARLQALLVDALLRGDSSDVLASRAAALGWVDTPPVAVVVGRSPGGDITAVLHAVYRAARRARLEVIGGVHGDRLVAVVGGAADPVATAAALRPSFGEGPVVVGPAVPTLEQATESARAALAGFRAAPAWPGAPTPVAADDLLPERALAGDPDARRKLRNDVYAGLARAGGGLLETLDAFFAAGGVLESAARELYVHPNTVRYRLRRVAEVTGLSPLDGRDAFALRMAMTIGRLEPAT from the coding sequence GTGGCGGAGAGCCGAAGCACCGAGTCCGCGCCGGAGTCCCCGGCGAACCCGCTGCAACCTGCGACGTTGCGCCGGATCGAGCGGCACGCCGGCGCGCTGGCGAGTTCCGCGGTGGCCCGGATGGAGGAGACGCTGCCGTGGTTCCGGGCGCTGCCGGCCGATCAGCGGTCCTGGGTGATGCTCGTCGCACAGGCCGGCGTCCGGTCCCTGGTCGAGTGGCTGCGCTCGGGCGCCACCGTGGCGGCCAGCACCCAGGAGATCTCCGACGAGGTGTTCGCGGCCGCCCCGCGCGCGCTGGCCCGGGCGATCACGCTGACCCAGACCGTGCAGCTGATCAAGGTGACCATCGACGTGGCCGAGGCCGAGGTGCCCGGCTTCGCCGCCAAGGGCGAGGACGACCTGCTGTTGCAGGCCATCCTGCGGTTCTCCCGGGAGATCGCGTTCTCCGCGGCCCGGGTCTACGCGCGGGCCGCCGAGTCCCGCGGCGCCTGGGACGCCCGGCTCCAGGCGCTGCTGGTCGACGCCCTGCTGCGCGGCGATTCGTCGGACGTGCTGGCCAGCCGGGCCGCCGCGCTGGGCTGGGTGGACACGCCACCGGTCGCGGTGGTGGTGGGCCGCTCCCCCGGCGGCGACATCACCGCGGTGCTGCACGCGGTCTACCGGGCCGCCCGCCGGGCCCGGCTCGAGGTGATCGGCGGTGTGCACGGCGACCGGCTGGTCGCGGTGGTCGGCGGCGCGGCCGACCCGGTGGCCACGGCGGCCGCGCTGCGCCCCAGCTTCGGCGAGGGCCCGGTGGTGGTCGGCCCGGCGGTGCCCACCCTGGAGCAGGCCACCGAGTCGGCCCGGGCCGCCCTGGCCGGGTTCCGCGCCGCGCCGGCCTGGCCGGGCGCGCCGACCCCGGTCGCCGCCGACGACCTGTTGCCGGAGCGGGCCCTGGCCGGCGACCCGGACGCCCGGCGCAAGCTGCGCAACGACGTCTACGCGGGGCTGGCCCGGGCGGGCGGCGGCCTGCTGGAGACGCTGGACGCCTTCTTCGCCGCGGGCGGGGTGCTGGAGAGCGCCGCCCGGGAGCTCTACGTCCACCCGAACACGGTCCGCTATCGCCTGCGCCGAGTGGCCGAGGTCACCGGGTTGTCCCCGCTGGACGGCCGGGACGCCTTCGCGCTGCGGATGGCGATGACCATCGGAAGACTGGAACCTGCGACATGA
- a CDS encoding TetR/AcrR family transcriptional regulator — MDDKRRLILDQALALVDERGLAAMSMRAVAERVGLTSMALYPYVGGKDALLDGLVDLLHLELGTAVGDDLADIDWRRRLRALGRAVRALAHAHPSAFPLLLNRSAAGASASWLTAALRGILHDAGVGDGEVPRLARMICAFLLGYTTGEVTGGLPLVEPVACPGDAEFDADLEDLLGLVERAVHAPEPH; from the coding sequence GTGGACGACAAGAGACGGCTGATCCTGGACCAGGCGCTGGCCCTGGTGGACGAGCGAGGGCTGGCCGCCATGTCGATGCGGGCGGTGGCCGAGCGGGTGGGACTCACCTCGATGGCGCTCTACCCCTATGTCGGGGGCAAGGACGCTCTGCTCGACGGCCTGGTCGACCTGCTGCACCTGGAACTGGGCACGGCGGTCGGCGACGACCTCGCGGACATCGACTGGCGGCGGCGGCTGCGGGCACTGGGCCGGGCGGTGCGGGCGCTCGCCCACGCGCACCCCAGCGCGTTCCCCCTGCTGCTGAACCGGTCGGCGGCCGGCGCCTCGGCGTCCTGGCTGACCGCGGCGCTGCGCGGGATCCTGCACGACGCCGGGGTCGGGGACGGCGAGGTGCCGCGGCTGGCCCGGATGATCTGCGCGTTCCTGCTCGGCTACACGACCGGGGAGGTGACCGGGGGACTGCCGCTGGTCGAACCGGTGGCGTGTCCGGGCGACGCCGAGTTCGACGCGGACCTGGAAGACCTGCTCGGGCTGGTCGAGCGCGCGGTGCACGCCCCCGAGCCGCACTAG
- the gltX gene encoding glutamate--tRNA ligase translates to MTVRVRFAPSPTGMFHVGGARSALQNWIYAQQHGGVFVLRIEDTDAARNKPEWTEGIISALDWIGIERGTYEGPYYQSSYAADHTAAATRLYGEGKAYYCDCTRDDVVARSGNKHTGYDGFCRERALGPGEGRALRFRTPDEGETVVVDLVRGKPTFENKLIEDFVIARSDGSAVFLLANVVDDMSMGITHVFRAEEHLPNTPKQQLLWEALGVTPPVWGHVPVIVNEKRQKLSKRRDKVALESYRDEGYLAAAMRNYLMLLGWAPTGDREIVPWSVIEEEYRIEDVNHAPAFFDVKKLRAFNGEYIRALTPGEFTQVCAPWLTGTDTIPAPPWDPAKFDAEIFTTIAPLAQTRIAVLSEIVENVDFLFLDQPVDDEASWAKAMKEGAADILDGAAEAFAALTDWRAETLKAALEQVGEARGLKLGKTQAPVRVAVTGRTVGLPLFESIELLGRERTLSRIAAARARLSA, encoded by the coding sequence GTGACTGTTCGCGTACGTTTCGCACCCTCACCCACCGGCATGTTCCACGTCGGCGGCGCCCGCTCGGCGTTGCAGAACTGGATCTATGCCCAGCAGCACGGCGGCGTCTTCGTGCTCCGGATCGAGGACACCGACGCGGCCCGCAACAAGCCGGAGTGGACCGAGGGCATCATCTCGGCCCTCGATTGGATCGGCATCGAGCGCGGGACGTACGAAGGGCCGTATTACCAGTCGTCCTATGCGGCCGACCACACCGCCGCCGCCACCCGCCTGTACGGCGAGGGCAAGGCCTACTACTGCGACTGCACCCGCGACGACGTGGTGGCCCGCTCGGGCAACAAGCACACCGGCTACGACGGCTTCTGCCGGGAGCGGGCGCTGGGCCCGGGCGAGGGCCGCGCGCTGCGCTTCCGCACGCCGGACGAGGGCGAGACGGTCGTCGTCGACCTGGTCCGCGGCAAGCCCACCTTCGAGAACAAGCTGATCGAGGACTTCGTCATCGCCCGCTCCGACGGCTCGGCGGTCTTCCTGCTGGCCAACGTGGTCGACGACATGAGCATGGGGATCACCCACGTGTTCCGCGCCGAGGAGCACCTGCCGAACACGCCGAAGCAGCAGCTGCTCTGGGAGGCGCTCGGCGTGACTCCCCCGGTCTGGGGACACGTCCCGGTCATCGTCAACGAGAAGCGGCAGAAGCTGTCGAAACGGCGTGACAAGGTCGCCCTGGAGTCCTACCGGGACGAGGGCTACCTGGCCGCCGCGATGCGCAACTACCTGATGCTGCTCGGCTGGGCGCCCACCGGCGACCGGGAGATCGTCCCGTGGTCGGTGATCGAGGAGGAGTACCGGATCGAGGACGTCAACCACGCCCCGGCCTTCTTCGACGTCAAGAAACTGCGCGCGTTCAACGGGGAGTACATCCGGGCGCTCACGCCGGGCGAGTTCACCCAGGTCTGCGCGCCGTGGCTGACCGGCACCGACACCATCCCGGCCCCGCCGTGGGACCCGGCGAAATTCGACGCGGAGATCTTCACCACCATCGCACCGCTCGCGCAGACCCGGATCGCGGTGCTCTCCGAGATCGTGGAGAACGTGGACTTCCTCTTCCTCGACCAGCCGGTCGACGACGAGGCGTCCTGGGCCAAGGCGATGAAGGAGGGCGCGGCCGACATCCTGGACGGTGCCGCCGAGGCCTTCGCCGCGCTCACCGACTGGCGCGCGGAGACACTGAAAGCCGCGTTGGAGCAGGTCGGCGAGGCCCGCGGGCTGAAACTCGGCAAGACTCAGGCGCCGGTCCGGGTCGCGGTCACCGGGCGTACCGTCGGGCTTCCGCTCTTCGAATCGATCGAGCTGCTCGGCCGGGAGCGGACGCTGTCCCGGATCGCGGCGGCCCGGGCGCGACTTTCCGCCTGA
- a CDS encoding dihydrofolate reductase family protein, with protein MGKVIAVEYVTLDGVFEEPAWSGPYFNDELGAWQAENLREADALLLGRRTYEGFKAAWPQMEASTGDFGVRMNTMPKWVATTTLSEPEWNATFIEGEVADAVAKLKTEPGTLLINGSGSLVNHLTRHNLIDEYRIMVYPVVQGEGRKLWEDGTKIALSPAARWRTTTGVEVVTYVPA; from the coding sequence ATGGGCAAGGTCATCGCGGTGGAGTACGTGACGCTCGACGGTGTCTTCGAGGAGCCGGCCTGGAGCGGGCCGTATTTCAACGACGAGCTCGGCGCCTGGCAGGCGGAGAACCTGCGGGAGGCCGACGCGCTGCTGCTCGGCCGGCGGACGTACGAGGGCTTCAAGGCCGCCTGGCCGCAGATGGAGGCGTCGACCGGCGACTTCGGCGTCCGGATGAACACGATGCCCAAGTGGGTGGCGACCACCACGCTGAGCGAGCCGGAGTGGAACGCGACCTTCATCGAGGGCGAGGTGGCCGACGCGGTGGCCAAGCTCAAGACCGAGCCGGGCACCCTGCTGATCAACGGCAGTGGTTCCCTGGTGAATCACCTGACCCGGCACAACCTGATCGACGAGTACCGGATCATGGTGTACCCGGTGGTGCAGGGCGAGGGGCGCAAGCTCTGGGAGGACGGCACCAAGATCGCCCTGTCGCCGGCCGCGCGGTGGCGGACCACGACCGGCGTCGAGGTCGTCACCTACGTCCCGGCCTGA
- the aceE gene encoding pyruvate dehydrogenase (acetyl-transferring), homodimeric type: MATERKRPVISDGLPSQLPDIDPSETNEWIESLDGVIDERGAKRARYVMLRLLERARERQVGVPPLTSTDYINTITPEQEPWFPGDEFVERRIRAYVRWNAAMLVHRAQRPEIGVGGHISSYASSASLYEVGMNHFFRGKDHPGGGDQIFFQGHASPGMYARAYLEGRLTTNQLDGFRQELSHPGGGLPSYPHPRLMPNFWEFPTVSMGLGPMNAIYQARYNRYLHNRGIKDTSQQHVWAFLGDGEMDEVESLGAIGLAAREELDNLTFVVNCNLQRLDGPVRGNGKVIQELESFFRGAGWNVIKVVWGREWDPLLAADTDGALVNLMNVTPDGDYQTYKGESGAYVREHFFGRDPRTRKLVEGMTDDEIWNLKRGGHDYRKLYAAYKAATEHTGQPTVILAKTIKGWTLGSHFEARNATHQMKKLTLEDLKGFRDRLYLDISDKQLEENPYLPPYYHPGEKSDEYQYMQERRRDLGGYVPSRRTKAKSLAIPDTKAFADIKRGSGKQKVATTMAFVRLLKDLMKDKEFGARWVPIIPDEARTFGMDSLFPTKKIYSPHGQTYTSVDRELFLSYKEATNGQILHEGINEAGSTASFIAAGTSYATHDEPMIPLYIFYSMFGFQRTADELWAAADQMTRGFLLGATAGRTTLNGEGLQHEDGHSLLIAATNPAVVAYDPAFAYEIAHIIENGLHRMYGEKQENIFYYLTIYNEPAIQPAEPEGVDAEGILKGIYRYSEGPATGGPKAQLLASGTGMRWALKAQELLAQDWGVSADVWSVTSWGELRRDAIEAEEHNLLHPSDQPRKPYIQQKLEGAEGPSVAVSDWMRAVPDLIARWVPNGYTSLGTDGFGMSDTRHALRRHFHVDGESVTVATLRELALRGKVPGHVPGEAAKKYAIDDVNAAPVGETGGDS, encoded by the coding sequence GTGGCCACGGAGCGCAAGCGCCCGGTGATCAGCGATGGCCTGCCGAGCCAGCTTCCGGACATCGACCCTTCGGAAACAAACGAGTGGATCGAGTCCCTCGACGGAGTCATCGATGAACGGGGCGCCAAACGAGCCCGGTACGTGATGTTGCGCCTGCTGGAGCGCGCTCGCGAACGACAGGTTGGCGTTCCGCCACTGACGTCCACCGACTACATCAACACGATCACCCCGGAGCAGGAGCCCTGGTTCCCGGGTGACGAGTTCGTGGAGCGGCGCATCCGGGCCTACGTCCGGTGGAACGCCGCCATGCTGGTGCACCGCGCGCAGCGTCCGGAGATTGGCGTCGGAGGCCACATCTCGTCGTACGCGTCCAGCGCCAGCCTCTACGAGGTCGGCATGAACCACTTCTTCCGGGGCAAGGACCACCCCGGCGGTGGTGACCAGATCTTCTTCCAGGGTCACGCCTCCCCCGGCATGTACGCCCGGGCGTACCTCGAGGGTCGTCTCACCACCAACCAGCTCGACGGTTTCCGCCAGGAGCTGAGCCACCCGGGCGGCGGCCTCCCGTCGTACCCGCACCCGCGGCTGATGCCGAACTTCTGGGAGTTCCCCACCGTCAGCATGGGCCTGGGCCCGATGAACGCGATCTACCAGGCGCGGTACAACCGCTACCTGCACAACCGCGGCATCAAGGACACCAGCCAGCAGCACGTCTGGGCGTTCCTCGGCGACGGCGAGATGGACGAGGTCGAGTCGCTCGGCGCGATCGGCCTGGCCGCCCGCGAGGAGCTGGACAACCTCACCTTCGTGGTCAACTGCAACCTCCAGCGCCTCGACGGCCCGGTACGCGGCAACGGCAAGGTCATCCAGGAGCTGGAGTCCTTCTTCCGCGGCGCCGGGTGGAACGTGATCAAGGTGGTCTGGGGCCGGGAGTGGGACCCGCTGCTCGCCGCGGACACCGACGGCGCCCTGGTCAACCTGATGAACGTGACGCCCGACGGTGACTACCAGACCTACAAGGGCGAGTCCGGGGCGTATGTGCGCGAGCACTTCTTCGGCCGCGACCCGCGCACCCGCAAGCTCGTCGAGGGCATGACCGACGACGAGATCTGGAACCTCAAGCGCGGCGGCCACGACTACCGCAAGCTCTACGCGGCGTACAAGGCTGCCACCGAGCACACCGGCCAGCCGACGGTGATCCTCGCCAAGACCATCAAGGGCTGGACGCTGGGCTCGCACTTCGAGGCCCGCAACGCCACCCACCAGATGAAGAAGCTGACCCTGGAGGACCTGAAGGGATTCCGGGACCGGCTCTACCTCGACATCAGCGACAAACAGCTCGAGGAGAACCCGTACCTCCCGCCGTATTACCACCCCGGCGAGAAGTCCGACGAGTACCAGTACATGCAGGAGCGCCGCCGCGACCTGGGTGGTTACGTGCCGTCCCGGCGCACCAAGGCCAAGTCGCTGGCGATCCCGGACACCAAGGCGTTCGCCGACATCAAGCGGGGCAGCGGCAAGCAGAAGGTGGCCACCACGATGGCCTTCGTCCGCCTGCTCAAGGACCTGATGAAGGACAAGGAGTTCGGCGCCCGGTGGGTGCCGATCATCCCGGACGAGGCCCGCACCTTCGGCATGGACTCGCTCTTCCCGACCAAGAAGATCTACTCGCCGCACGGCCAGACGTACACCTCGGTGGACCGGGAGCTGTTCCTGTCCTACAAGGAGGCGACGAACGGCCAGATCCTGCACGAGGGGATCAACGAGGCCGGCTCGACCGCGAGCTTCATCGCGGCCGGCACGTCGTACGCGACGCACGACGAGCCGATGATCCCGCTGTACATCTTCTACTCGATGTTCGGCTTCCAGCGCACCGCCGACGAGCTGTGGGCCGCCGCCGACCAGATGACCCGGGGCTTCCTGCTCGGCGCCACGGCCGGCCGCACCACGCTCAACGGTGAGGGCCTGCAGCACGAGGACGGGCACTCGCTGCTGATCGCGGCGACCAACCCGGCCGTGGTGGCGTACGATCCGGCGTTCGCCTACGAGATCGCGCACATCATCGAGAACGGCCTGCACCGCATGTACGGCGAGAAGCAGGAGAACATCTTCTACTACCTCACCATCTACAACGAGCCGGCGATCCAGCCCGCCGAGCCGGAGGGCGTCGACGCCGAGGGCATCCTCAAGGGCATCTACCGCTACTCGGAGGGTCCGGCCACCGGCGGGCCGAAAGCACAGCTGCTCGCCTCCGGCACCGGCATGCGCTGGGCGCTCAAGGCGCAGGAACTGCTCGCCCAGGACTGGGGCGTGAGCGCCGACGTGTGGTCGGTCACCTCCTGGGGCGAGCTGCGGCGGGACGCGATCGAGGCGGAGGAGCACAACCTGCTCCACCCGAGCGACCAGCCGCGCAAGCCGTACATCCAGCAGAAGCTGGAGGGCGCCGAGGGCCCGTCGGTGGCGGTCAGCGACTGGATGCGGGCGGTGCCCGACCTGATCGCCCGCTGGGTGCCGAACGGGTACACCTCGCTCGGCACCGACGGCTTCGGCATGAGCGACACCCGGCACGCGCTGCGCCGCCACTTCCACGTGGACGGCGAGTCGGTCACCGTGGCCACGCTGCGCGAGCTCGCGCTGCGCGGCAAGGTGCCCGGGCACGTGCCCGGCGAGGCCGCCAAGAAGTACGCGATCGACGACGTGAACGCGGCCCCGGTCGGCGAGACCGGCGGCGACAGCTGA
- a CDS encoding YjbQ family protein, producing the protein MRSETITVRTGDRPVVVDITRQADQFVASEQDGLLHVFVPHATAGLAIIETGAGSDDDLLTAIDDLLPAEDKWRHRHGSRGHGRDHVLPAWIPPYATLPVLGGRIALGTWQSICLVDPNGDNPTRQVRFSFLQG; encoded by the coding sequence ATGCGTAGCGAAACGATCACCGTCCGGACCGGGGACCGGCCCGTCGTCGTCGACATCACCCGGCAGGCGGACCAGTTCGTGGCGTCCGAGCAGGACGGCCTGCTGCACGTCTTCGTGCCGCACGCGACGGCCGGGCTGGCGATCATCGAGACCGGCGCGGGCTCCGACGACGACCTGCTGACCGCGATCGACGACCTGCTGCCGGCCGAGGACAAGTGGCGGCACCGGCACGGATCGCGGGGACACGGGCGCGATCACGTACTGCCGGCCTGGATCCCGCCGTACGCCACCCTCCCGGTGCTCGGCGGCCGCATCGCGCTGGGCACCTGGCAGTCGATCTGCCTGGTGGATCCCAACGGCGACAACCCCACCCGGCAGGTGCGGTTCTCCTTCCTCCAGGGGTGA